One window from the genome of Roseomonas haemaphysalidis encodes:
- a CDS encoding acyltransferase family protein, producing the protein MPPHRTQKDESLEALRGIAALVVIAWHLVLGFAPARSGIFPGMDMALSWVGRPWYAIINGTAAVVFFFVLSGFVLTRQALLDGNSRRLVVGIFKRWPRLAGPAAASCAFSWMLFASGAYHFREAAAVTGSPWLADFAYSSMPPGYVPNLADALLQGGAWTFLTGRASYNSSLWTMRWELLGSFVAFATALLAIHLRNDRARFALLFVAIAVAAYANMLLVAFPAGVACALLSAQGRLPRFTAPATVLLLLLAFTMANYTENGLLGRLSAERWGRSLSEILAYTVGAVLLLVAVEQNAWLRRLLSGRVARFLGRMSFPVYLLHVPVLCSAGCMAFLAAGGGRAGLLAAAGATLLFTVLLGWPLAWFDLRWTRLINRIFTRS; encoded by the coding sequence TCGCAGCCCTTGTTGTCATTGCCTGGCATCTGGTGCTGGGCTTCGCCCCCGCGCGAAGCGGCATCTTTCCCGGCATGGACATGGCGCTGTCCTGGGTCGGGCGGCCCTGGTACGCCATCATCAATGGCACCGCGGCCGTCGTCTTCTTTTTCGTGCTGTCGGGCTTCGTGCTGACCAGGCAGGCGCTGCTGGATGGCAATTCCCGACGACTGGTCGTTGGCATCTTCAAGCGATGGCCGCGTTTGGCGGGTCCGGCAGCCGCCAGCTGCGCCTTTTCCTGGATGCTGTTCGCAAGCGGCGCCTATCACTTCCGCGAGGCCGCGGCCGTCACGGGCTCTCCCTGGCTCGCGGACTTCGCCTATTCCAGCATGCCGCCGGGATATGTGCCGAACCTGGCCGACGCCCTGCTGCAGGGCGGAGCCTGGACGTTTCTGACCGGTCGCGCATCCTACAACAGCAGCCTTTGGACCATGCGGTGGGAACTTCTGGGGAGTTTCGTCGCGTTCGCTACGGCCTTGCTTGCGATTCACCTCAGGAACGATCGCGCACGGTTTGCATTGTTGTTCGTGGCGATTGCCGTTGCCGCATACGCCAACATGCTGCTGGTGGCATTTCCGGCGGGCGTCGCCTGTGCTCTGCTGTCCGCCCAGGGCCGGCTGCCACGCTTCACGGCACCGGCCACAGTGCTGTTGCTGCTGCTGGCCTTCACCATGGCGAACTACACGGAAAATGGTTTGCTCGGCCGCCTGTCGGCGGAAAGGTGGGGCCGTTCCCTCAGCGAAATCCTCGCCTATACCGTGGGAGCGGTGCTTCTCCTGGTCGCCGTCGAGCAGAATGCATGGCTGCGGCGGCTGTTGTCCGGCCGCGTGGCCCGCTTTCTGGGCCGAATGTCCTTTCCGGTATACCTCCTGCACGTTCCGGTCCTGTGCTCCGCCGGCTGCATGGCCTTTCTGGCCGCCGGCGGAGGGCGGGCCGGACTTCTGGCAGCCGCCGGCGCGACGTTGTTGTTCACGGTCCTGCTCGGTTGGCCGCTGGCATGGTTCGACCTGCGATGGACCCGGCTG